The Carassius auratus strain Wakin chromosome 5, ASM336829v1, whole genome shotgun sequence genome includes a window with the following:
- the june gene encoding junE proto-oncogene, AP-1 transcription factor subunit produces MTGKMETPFYHDDSVPNFGQISDYDRYQGHKIMSKKSNMPHNFSNSVGNASSLKLSSSSGLGMSGNPNGSLMSSPDMNLLKLSSPDLEHLIIQSNQGLVTTSPAPNASANPFMYRNQATNEQEGFADGFVKALADLHKQNQLVGAPMSPSSSSVQGSYQRNMMPGGDMPIYTNLSSYNPNQLPSSYPGGQMTYASPHGPQTRGPDAPQTVPEVPHPPSSPPSLSPIDLETQERIKAERKKLRNRIAASKCRKRKLERISRLEEKVKVLKTQNSDLASTASILREQVAQLKQKVMNHVTNGCQIAVSSAGMAKSGESTSC; encoded by the coding sequence ATGACGGGTAAGATGGAAACGCCCTTCTATCACGATGATAGCGTTCCTAACTTTGGGCAAATTTCAGACTACGATCGATACCAAGGTCACAAGATTATGAGCAAGAAGAGCAACATGCCGCACAATTTCTCCAACAGCGTGGGAAACGCCTCGAGCCTCAAACTCAGCAGTTCCAGCGGTCTGGGCATGAGCGGTAATCCCAACGGCTCGCTGATGTCTTCTCCAGACATGAACCTCCTGAAGCTGTCCTCTCCGGATCTGGAGCACCTGATCATCCAGTCTAACCAGGGGCTGGTTACTACAAGCCCGGCTCCCAACGCATCTGCTAATCCCTTCATGTACCGAAACCAGGCCACGAACGAGCAGGAGGGATTCGCAGACGGCTTCGTCAAAGCTCTGGCCGACCTGCACAAGCAGAACCAGCTGGTGGGGGCCCCCAtgtccccctcctcctcctccgtccaGGGCTCCTACCAGAGGAACATGATGCCGGGTGGAGACATGCCCATCTACACCAACCTGAGCAGCTACAACCCCAACCAGCTGCCCTCCTCTTACCCCGGTGGGCAGATGACCTACGCCTCGCCCCACGGCCCTCAGACCCGGGGCCCGGACGCTCCACAGACGGTGCCCGAGGTGCCACACCCACCCAGCTCCCCGCCCTCGCTCTCTCCCATCGACCTGGAGACCCAGGAGCGGATCAAGGCGGAGCGCAAGAAGCTGCGGAACCGCATCGCCGCCTCCAAGTGCCGCAAGAGGAAGCTGGAGAGGATCTCACGGCTGGAGGAGAAGGTCAAGGTGCTGAAGACGCAGAACTCGGACCTGGCCTCCACCGCCAGCATCCTGAGAGAGCAGGTGGCTCAGCTCAAACAGAAAGTCATGAATCACGTCACTAATGGCTGCCAGATCGCCGTCAGCTCTGCCGGCATGGCCAAGAGCGGAGAGAGCACCAGCTGCTGA